ACCCATGACCCTGCACCCCGCCCTCGTGCGATCGCGCACCGGCGTGCTCGTTGCCGATGGGCTCGGCGGCCTCGCGCTGCTCGTGGCCGTCGTGCTGCTCGGTCCGTCGTTCGGGTCGGGGGATGCCGCGGCCGGCCCCGAAGCGTTCGCCGCGCTCGTCGTCTCCGCCGTGATCATGGCCGCCGCCGTGGCGGTCCGGCGGCTGCACCCGGGATGGGCCCTCGCGCTCGCGTGGGCGAGTTCGCTCGCGCACATGATCACCGGCCTGGATGCGGGTGTGACCCAGCTCGGCATCCTCGTCGTGCTCGCGAGCGCCGCGCACTACGGCTCGCCCGCGGTGCTGCGGCTGAGCGGCGCCTCGGTTCCCGTCGGAGCGGTCATCGCGCTCGCGTACCTGCTGCTCATCGATTCGTGGCTCGTGCGCCTGTTCTCGTCGACGTCGCTGCTGCCGCTGTGGCTGCCCGTGGGCGTGCTCGCCGCGCTCATCGCACTCGTGCTCGCCGTTCCCTGGCTCGTGGGGCTGCTCGCCCGCACGATGCGGCTCGGACGCGAGGGCCGCCAGCGCGCCGCCGAGGCGGAGGCCGAGGCGCGTCGCTCGCGCGAGCTCGCCGAGCTGCAGTCGGCCCGCACGCAGCTCACGCGCGACGTGCATGACATCGTCGGGCACTCGCTCGCCGTGATCGTCGCGCAGGCCGAGTCGGTGCGCTTCCGCGACGATGCGGAGGTCGAGGCCATGCGCTCGGCTGTCGCGACGATCGCCGACACGGCGCGACGGGCGCTCGGCGAGGTGCGCCACGTGCTCGAGTCGACCGACGCGGCTCGTGCCGCCTCGTCGGCTCCCGTCGTCGACCTCGACCGCCTGATCGCCGAGGTCGCCGACTCCCGGCCGGGCACGCTGATGGCGCGCACCGGCTCCGGACCGGCGCCCCAGGGCGCGGCCGCCGTTGCGCTGTACCGCGCGACCCAGGAGCTGTTGACGAACGCCCTGCGCCACGGCGACCCCGCGGCACCGCTGCGCATCGCGGTCGATCGATCGGCGCCGATGACCACGGTGCAGGTCGAGAACGACCGCGGGCCCGCCGATGCGGCCGACCGTGAGCTCGACGCCGCGCGCACCGGCACGGGTCTCGACGGTGCGCGTGCGCGGCTCGCCGCCGTCGGCGGTGGGCTCGACGCCGCCGAGGTCGAGGGGCGCTTCGTTGCGCGCGCGACGGTGCCGTCGGGAGAGGGGGAGCAGTGAGCGATCCGATCCGCGTCGTGCTCGTCGACGATCAGCCGCTGTTCCGGGCCGGGGTCGGGGCGGTCGTCGATGCACAGGCTGACCTGCGCGTGGTCGGCGAGGCGGGCACGGGGGCGGAGGCGATCGCGCTGCTCGACCGCATCGAGGCCGACGTCGTGCTGCTCGACATCCGCATGCCCGACGTCGACGGCGCCGAGGCGGCCCGTCGGCTGCTGAGCCCCGAGCGCGCCGCGCGCCGCCCGCGGCCGCTGCGCATCATCGTGCTCACGACCTTCGGCCTCGACGAGCGAGCCCGCGCGGCGATCGATGTGGGCGCCTCGGGCTTTCTGCTGAAGGATGCGAGCCCCGAGTTTCTCGTCGCCGCGATCCGTGCCGTGCACGCCGGATCGGCGGTCGCTGCCGCCGGCGACCTCGCGGCGCTCGTGGGCGCGACTCCCGTGCTGGACGCGCTTCCCGCGCCTCCCGCGGCGCTCGCGACGCTGAGCGAACGCGAGCGGAACGTATTCGACGCCGCGGTCGAGGGTCTCAGCAACGCCGAGATCGCCGCGCGCCTGTTCCTCAGCGAGTCGACGGTGAAGACGCACGTCAGCACCGTGCTCGCCAAGCTAGGAGTGCGCGACCGGGTCCAGCTCGTCGTGCTTGCGCACCGGCACGGCCTCGGGGGCTGACGCCGCCGGCTCGAGGCACGGTGACGAGCCGCCGCGGAGGCTCGACTCAGTCGGGCGTTGCGCTCGGGATCGCTCGGGCATCGACGAGGTGCTGTCCGGCGGCCCGTGCCGCGAGCCCGCGCCGATCGCGGTCGACGAGCACCGTCACGACCAGGGCGAGCGCCAGCACGAGGGCGAGTGCGTCGCCGACCACGGGCACGAGTTCGCTCAGCACGACCACTCCGCCGAGTCCGAGAGCCGCGCGCACGGTCCGGGCGAGCGCGAGCGGCTGCCAGCCCCCGGTCGCGCGCAGCAGCACGGCGGCCTCACCGATCGTCGTTCCCGTGATGAGCACGGGCACGAGGTAGACGGCCAGACCGATTGCGATCCCGAGCGCGGTCTCGATCGGGTCGGTGACCGTCGATGAGCCGGGAGCGATCACGAGCACCCGCAGCAGCGACACGATGATGCCGGTGATGAGCGACACGAGGCTGAAGACGAGCAGGTCGCAGAGCATCCCGAGCAGCCGACGGCCCGCGGTCACCGCGTGCGGGACCGCGACCGCAGGCGCCAGGGATGCGCGCCGGCGCAGCAGCGCGAGCGCGATGAGCGACCCGATGACCGCGCCGAGCGTGTTGTGCAGGAGGTCGGTGACCGAGAACAGCCGGTACGAGCAGGGGTAGAGGCCCCAGATGCCGGTGAGCTGGGTGGTCTCGACCGCGAGCGACACGACGAGGCCGCTGAGGGCGGCACGGGCGATGCCCCAGCGGAACAGGAATCGCACGAGGAACCCCAGGGGCATGAAGAAGATGATGTTGAGCACGACCACCTGCAGGGCGGCGTTGGCGATGAGGCTTGTGCCCGACTGCTGGATGAGCAGGATGTCGCGAAGGTCGGTCAGCAGGTCGAGGTTCGGTGTCGAGCACCGGTAGTCGTCGGTGATGGCCGGTGCGGGCAGGATCGTGTACGTCCAGATCGCGAGGAACGACACGAGCAGGGCCGCCCAGCCGATCGTGCGCGAGACCGTCATCCTGCCGCGCAGTCGATAGCTCGCCGCGACGAAGGGGACGAAAAGCAGCACGGCGACGATCGCTCCGATGATGATCGCGATGATTCCCGGGGTGATGCGGTCCACGACGGTGCTCCAAGGGGGAGAGGAGGTGAGCTCGGGCAGGCGGCCGTGCCGTGCCCGTCGACGGAATCCCACGCTAGTGGTTGACGGCTCGACCGCGGTCGCCTAACGTGCAACCACATGGTTGTACAAATTCAGCTCCTGAGCGACGCCGAGGTCGACGCGGTCTTCCACGCCCTCGCCGATGCCACGCGGCGCGACATCGTCGCCCGCGTCATCGAGCGCGAGCAGTCGGTCTCGAGCCTCGCGGCGGGCTACGCCATGAGCTTCGCCGCCGTGCAGAAGCACGTGGCCGTGCTCGAGCGGGCATCCCTCGTCGCGAAGTCGCGGCAGGGCCGCGAGCAGATCGTGCGGGCCGACCCCGCCGCGATCGCCCGCGTTCGGGTGCTGCTCGAGCAGTACGAGACCCTGTGGCGGCACCGGGCGGCTCGAATCGACGCGATCCTCGCCGAGGATCCGGACCAGTAGGGAGACCCCGATGCCCGTCATCGACGCCATCACCGACCTCGAGGCGCTCAGCCTCACGTTCATCACCGAGCACGACGCCTCGATCGAGCGCGTCTGGCAGCTGTGGGCCGACCCGCGCCAGCTCGAGCGCTGGTGGGGCCCGCCCGGGTGGCCCGCCACCGTCACCGAGCACGACCTCACGGTCGGCGGTCGCGTGAGGTACCACATGACGGGCCCGGAGGGGGAGGTCGCCGCCGCCTGGATGCGCGTCACCGAGATCGATGCCCCCGGGCACCTGCGCGTCGATGAGGGGTTCAGTCACGAGGATGGCACCGAGAACCCCGCGATGCCGGCGGGGGAGTGCGACGTGTGCCTCGAGGCCCTCGACGGCGGTCGCACGCGCATGACCGTGGTGTTCTCGTACGCCTCGGTCGCCGACCTCGAGCTCGTGACCGGTATGGGCATGATCGAGGGCTTCACCTCGGCGGCCGGCCAGATCGAGGCGGTGCTCGCGGGCTGATCAGCCCTCGGGATGCCGCGGATCGAGCGCGCGCAGCTTGCCGTCGAGCACCGTGCGCTGCGCTGCGTTGCCGACGAGCGGGATGGCCCGAGCGAACTCGGCCCGCGCCTCGTCGGGCCGTCCGAGCCGCGCGAGCAGTTCTCCGCGCACGCTCGGCAGCAGGGGCGAGTGCGCGAGCGCGCCCTCGTCGGTGAGGCGATCCACGAGGTCGAGCGCCTCGGCCGGCCCCTCGGCCATCGACAGCGCGACCGCACGATTGAGGTCGACGATCGGGCTCGGCGCGAGGCGGCCGAGCACCTCGTAGAGCAGCACGATGCGCTCCCAATCGGTCGCGTCGACGCTCGGAGCGATCGCGTGCTGCTCGGCGATCGCCGCCTGCACGGCGTAGGGACCTCGACCCTTGCCGAGCGCGTCGACCCGACGGAGCGCTGCACGACCCCGCAGGATCGCTTGCCGATCCCATCGAGCCCGATCCTGGTCTGCGAGCAGCACGGGCGAGCCGTCGGAGGCGACCCGGGCCGAGAACCGCGACGACTGCAGCAGCATGAGCGACAGCAGGCCGTGGGCCTCGGGCTCGCGCGGCAGCATCGCCACGAGCCGGCGACCGAGCCGCAGCGCCTCGTCGGCGAGCTCGCGGTGTACGGGGGTCGCGCCGCTCGCGGGCGCATAGCCCTCGGTGAAGATGAGATAGACGACGCGCAGCACGCCCGACACGCGATCGTGCCACTCGTGCGGGTCGGGGGCCTCGAACGGCACGGCGGCGGCCGAGAGGGCGCGCTTGGCCCGCACGATGCGCTGCTGCATGGTCGTCACCGGAACGAGGAACAACCGGGCGACCTGCTCGGTCGAGAGTCCGCCGACGAGGGTCAGCGCGAGCGCGCACTGGGCCGGGGTCGAGAGCACCGGATGACACGCGATGAAGAGCAGGCGCAGCACCGAGTCGCCGATCGGCTCGAGCTCGTCGTCGCCCGACTCGCGCAGGGTCGACCCGATGCGCGCGTAGCGCTCGGCGAGAGCATCCTGCCGCCGCCACGCATCGATCGCCCGGCGTTTCGCGACCGCCGTGAGCCACGCCCCGGGGTTCGCGGGCACGCCATCGCGCGGCCACGATCGCAGCGCCTCGGCACAGGCGTCGTGGGCGAGGTCTTCAGCGAGCGCGACATCGCGGGTGAGCGCGGTGAGGGTCGCGATCACGCGGGCGCCCTCGATGCGCCAGACGGCCCCGAGCCGGCGGGCGATGTCGTCGCCCACCGGCACGGGGGCGGGCCCGTCAGCCATCAGCCCTCGTGCGTGCGCTCGAGCTCCTCGCGCCAGCCGGCTTCCTTCTGGATGAACTCGTTGTCGGCGAAGTCGGCGAAGTCGCTCTCGTCGGTCACGCGCCGCACCTCGAGCTTGGTGCCCGGGCCCATGGGGCAGCGTCGCGCCCACTCGATGGCCTCGTCGCGGTCGGCCACCGAGATGAGCCAGAAGCCGTTGAACAGTTCGTGCACCTCGCCGTAGGGGCCATCGGTCACCACCTTGTCGGGGGTCGAGAAGTCGACGACGAATCCCTCGCTCGGGTCGCTCAGTCCGTCACCGCCGACCATGACGCCGGCTTCCATCATCGACTCGTTGTAGGCGCCCATCGCGTTGATGATGGCCTCGAAGTCCTGCTCCTTGCTCGCGGCGAGCGCGGCTTCCGTTGCCCGCATGATGAGCATGTACGTCGGCATGGTGGTTCCTTCCTTCGGGGATCGCCCGGTGCGGTCCTCTCACTATGGCGTCGAACGAGGCGCGACGGAATCGACATCGGGTGAGAGAAATCTGCGATGGCCGCGACCGCGTACCCTGGAAGGCATGGCAGGCGAGCGCGGAATCCGCAACAACGGCGCGGCCGCGACCCCGCGATCGGCGGTGGATGCTCGCCCCCAGGTGCGCCCGACGACCGAGGGCTGGCAGCAGAAGATGGGTCCCGACGGGCGCCCGGTGCTGCAGTTCGCCGAACCGAAGCGCGGCAAGCCGCCCGTGCACCTCGCCGACCTCACGCCCGAGCAGCGCACGGCGCGCGTCATCGAGCTCGGCCTGCCCGGGTTCCGCGCGAAGCAGCTCAGCACCCACTACTTCACGCACTACACGACCGATCCTGCCGCGATGACCGACCTGCCCGCCGCCCAGCGCGATGAGCTCGTCGCGGGAATGCTGCCGCCGCTGCTCACGGAGGTGCGGCGCCTGCGCACCGACAACGGCGACACCATCAAGTTCCTCTGGAAGCTGCATGACGGCGCCCTCGTCGAGAGCGTGCTCATGCGCTACCCGGGCCGCATCACGCTGTGCGTGAGCTCGCAGGCCGGGTGCGGCATGAACTGCCCGTTCTGCGCCACCGGTCAGGCGGGGCTCACGCGCAATATGTCGACCGCCGAGATCATCGACCAGGTGGTGCAGGCCAACGCGGCGATCGCGGCGGGCGAGCTCGGGGGCAAGAAGCGCGGCGAGACCACGCCCGAGCGCGTCAGCAACATCGTGTTCATGGGCATGGGCGAGCCGCTCGCGAACTACAACCGGGTCATGGATGCGGTGCGCACGATGGTCGAGCCCCAGCCGCACGGCCTCGGCATGAGCGCTCGGCACATCACGGTCTCGACGGTCGGGCTCGTGCCGGCCATCCTGAAGCTCGCCGAGGAGAAGATCCCGGTGACGTTCGCGCTCAGCCTGCACGCGCCCGACGACCAGCTGCGGGACGAGCTGATCCCCGTCAACTCGCGGTGGAAGGTCGATGAGGCGCTCGACGCCGCGCGGGCGTACTTCGACGCGACCGGCCGTCGCGTGTCGATCGAGTACGCGCTCATCAAAGACATGAACGACCACGCCTGGCGGGCCGACCTGCTGGCGCAGAAGCTCAACGAGCGGGGGCGCGGCTGGGTGCACGTCAACCCGATTCCGCTCAATCCGACACCCGGGTCGATCTGGACGAGCTCGGAGCCCGCGGTCATGCGCGAGTTCGTGCGCCGGCTCGAGGATTCGGGCATTCCCACGACGCTGCGCGACACGCGCGGCAAAGAGATCGACGGAGCCTGCGGGCAGCTCGCCGCTGCCGACGAGACCGCGACGGCCTAGCCGCTACTCGAAGAGTTCGTACGTCTCGGCGGAGAGACGGAACCCGTAACCCGTCTCGTCGTCGGTGCACCCGATCGACGCACCCTCGGCGACGCAGGTGACCCCCAGCACGGCGAGGTACCGCTGCTCCGGCAGCGTCGCGACGGCGAACGACGGATCCTCGCCGGCGTAGACGACGCCCCCGCGGCAGATCGTCGCCGCGGGCGCACCGACCTCGGCCTGGAAGCCGCCACCGCACGCGATCTCCTCCGTGGGCGCCGGGGGGTCGGCGAAGGAGTACGGGCCGAGCATGACGCAGCCGTAGGTCACCGGCCAGTCATCGCCGAGATCGTGGATGCCGCAGGCGATGTCGCCCGCGGCCGAGACGAAGTCGTAGCCGCCGTCGACGGCGCTGCTGGCGAACTCGGCGGGGTCGACCGGCACGAATGCGCCCTCCTCCTCGGGGATCGGGCTCGCGATCGGAGTCTCCTCCGTCTCGGGGGCGGGCGGAAGCGCGGGCTCCGGTTCGGCACCGCCGGCACTGCATCCCGCGAGCGCGAGGCTCACGGCGATGAGGAGCACGGCGAGGGGGCGGGAAGCGCTCATGATCGCGATGCTAGAGCCGAGCGCGGCGCGGCGGAAGGTGCAGAATCGAGGTTCCCTCCGACCCGGCCCCGGCATCCGACATACTGGGGCCATGCTCCTGGATCAGATCAACGAGTTCTTCACGCAGATCGTCGGCATCAGCGTCGCCGTCGTCATCGCGATCATCGTCATCATCGTGCTGCTGCGCGGCATCAAGGTGGCGAAGCCCGACGAGGCGATCATCGTCACCTCGCGGCAGCGCACGCCGAGGGAGCGGCTGCAGAACGCCGAGATGGAGAACGTCGGCCAGCGCGTCGTGTTCGGCTCGCGCGTCTTCGTCAAGCCCATCGTCGAGGCCTACTTCAAGCTGAGCCTGCGCTCCCGCCAGCTCAACGTGCAGGCCACCGCGCAGACACGCGACGCCATCACCATCAAGGTCAACGCCGTCGCGGTCGTCAAGGTCGGCGGCTCGGAAGCCATGGTGCGCGCCGCCGCCCAACGCTTCCTGAACCAGCAAGACCAGATCGAGTCGTCGACCGAAGAGGTGCTGAGCGGCTCGGTGCGCTCGATCGTCGGCCAGCTCACGGTGACCGAGATCATCACGAACCGCTCGGCGCTGCAGGAGCAGGTGCTCGAAGCGGTGCGCGAGGCCCTCGACATCCAGGGTCTGCAGATCGACACGCTGCAGATCAAGGAGATTGACGACGAGAACGGCTACATCCGCGACCTCGGTCGCGCGGAGGCCGCCCGCGTGAAGCAGGTCGCCGAGATCGCTGAGGCGCAGGCGCAGCAGGCCTCGGAGGAGGCCCGCATCGCGGCCGCCCAGAAGATCGCCGAGAGCCAGCGCGCCCTCGACCTGCGCAACGCCGAGATTCAGAAGGAGACCGACAAGGCCCGCGC
The sequence above is a segment of the Microcella humidisoli genome. Coding sequences within it:
- a CDS encoding sensor histidine kinase, whose protein sequence is MTLHPALVRSRTGVLVADGLGGLALLVAVVLLGPSFGSGDAAAGPEAFAALVVSAVIMAAAVAVRRLHPGWALALAWASSLAHMITGLDAGVTQLGILVVLASAAHYGSPAVLRLSGASVPVGAVIALAYLLLIDSWLVRLFSSTSLLPLWLPVGVLAALIALVLAVPWLVGLLARTMRLGREGRQRAAEAEAEARRSRELAELQSARTQLTRDVHDIVGHSLAVIVAQAESVRFRDDAEVEAMRSAVATIADTARRALGEVRHVLESTDAARAASSAPVVDLDRLIAEVADSRPGTLMARTGSGPAPQGAAAVALYRATQELLTNALRHGDPAAPLRIAVDRSAPMTTVQVENDRGPADAADRELDAARTGTGLDGARARLAAVGGGLDAAEVEGRFVARATVPSGEGEQ
- a CDS encoding response regulator, with translation MSDPIRVVLVDDQPLFRAGVGAVVDAQADLRVVGEAGTGAEAIALLDRIEADVVLLDIRMPDVDGAEAARRLLSPERAARRPRPLRIIVLTTFGLDERARAAIDVGASGFLLKDASPEFLVAAIRAVHAGSAVAAAGDLAALVGATPVLDALPAPPAALATLSERERNVFDAAVEGLSNAEIAARLFLSESTVKTHVSTVLAKLGVRDRVQLVVLAHRHGLGG
- a CDS encoding VanZ family protein; amino-acid sequence: MDRITPGIIAIIIGAIVAVLLFVPFVAASYRLRGRMTVSRTIGWAALLVSFLAIWTYTILPAPAITDDYRCSTPNLDLLTDLRDILLIQQSGTSLIANAALQVVVLNIIFFMPLGFLVRFLFRWGIARAALSGLVVSLAVETTQLTGIWGLYPCSYRLFSVTDLLHNTLGAVIGSLIALALLRRRASLAPAVAVPHAVTAGRRLLGMLCDLLVFSLVSLITGIIVSLLRVLVIAPGSSTVTDPIETALGIAIGLAVYLVPVLITGTTIGEAAVLLRATGGWQPLALARTVRAALGLGGVVVLSELVPVVGDALALVLALALVVTVLVDRDRRGLAARAAGQHLVDARAIPSATPD
- a CDS encoding ArsR/SmtB family transcription factor; translation: MVVQIQLLSDAEVDAVFHALADATRRDIVARVIEREQSVSSLAAGYAMSFAAVQKHVAVLERASLVAKSRQGREQIVRADPAAIARVRVLLEQYETLWRHRAARIDAILAEDPDQ
- a CDS encoding SRPBCC family protein, giving the protein MPVIDAITDLEALSLTFITEHDASIERVWQLWADPRQLERWWGPPGWPATVTEHDLTVGGRVRYHMTGPEGEVAAAWMRVTEIDAPGHLRVDEGFSHEDGTENPAMPAGECDVCLEALDGGRTRMTVVFSYASVADLELVTGMGMIEGFTSAAGQIEAVLAG
- a CDS encoding RNA polymerase sigma factor — encoded protein: MADGPAPVPVGDDIARRLGAVWRIEGARVIATLTALTRDVALAEDLAHDACAEALRSWPRDGVPANPGAWLTAVAKRRAIDAWRRQDALAERYARIGSTLRESGDDELEPIGDSVLRLLFIACHPVLSTPAQCALALTLVGGLSTEQVARLFLVPVTTMQQRIVRAKRALSAAAVPFEAPDPHEWHDRVSGVLRVVYLIFTEGYAPASGATPVHRELADEALRLGRRLVAMLPREPEAHGLLSLMLLQSSRFSARVASDGSPVLLADQDRARWDRQAILRGRAALRRVDALGKGRGPYAVQAAIAEQHAIAPSVDATDWERIVLLYEVLGRLAPSPIVDLNRAVALSMAEGPAEALDLVDRLTDEGALAHSPLLPSVRGELLARLGRPDEARAEFARAIPLVGNAAQRTVLDGKLRALDPRHPEG
- a CDS encoding YciI family protein; this translates as MPTYMLIMRATEAALAASKEQDFEAIINAMGAYNESMMEAGVMVGGDGLSDPSEGFVVDFSTPDKVVTDGPYGEVHELFNGFWLISVADRDEAIEWARRCPMGPGTKLEVRRVTDESDFADFADNEFIQKEAGWREELERTHEG
- the rlmN gene encoding 23S rRNA (adenine(2503)-C(2))-methyltransferase RlmN; translated protein: MAGERGIRNNGAAATPRSAVDARPQVRPTTEGWQQKMGPDGRPVLQFAEPKRGKPPVHLADLTPEQRTARVIELGLPGFRAKQLSTHYFTHYTTDPAAMTDLPAAQRDELVAGMLPPLLTEVRRLRTDNGDTIKFLWKLHDGALVESVLMRYPGRITLCVSSQAGCGMNCPFCATGQAGLTRNMSTAEIIDQVVQANAAIAAGELGGKKRGETTPERVSNIVFMGMGEPLANYNRVMDAVRTMVEPQPHGLGMSARHITVSTVGLVPAILKLAEEKIPVTFALSLHAPDDQLRDELIPVNSRWKVDEALDAARAYFDATGRRVSIEYALIKDMNDHAWRADLLAQKLNERGRGWVHVNPIPLNPTPGSIWTSSEPAVMREFVRRLEDSGIPTTLRDTRGKEIDGACGQLAAADETATA
- a CDS encoding SPFH domain-containing protein → MLLDQINEFFTQIVGISVAVVIAIIVIIVLLRGIKVAKPDEAIIVTSRQRTPRERLQNAEMENVGQRVVFGSRVFVKPIVEAYFKLSLRSRQLNVQATAQTRDAITIKVNAVAVVKVGGSEAMVRAAAQRFLNQQDQIESSTEEVLSGSVRSIVGQLTVTEIITNRSALQEQVLEAVREALDIQGLQIDTLQIKEIDDENGYIRDLGRAEAARVKQVAEIAEAQAQQASEEARIAAAQKIAESQRALDLRNAEIQKETDKARAEAAAAAPLAEAIAQQEVVSQQEVTAQKRVGLRKQELDAEVRAVADAQAYAIEKEANAAALASVAGANAERDSRKAAAEAIEAEGVAERNRRKSAAEAVEAEGIAERARRIAAAEALAAEGEAEASAIRSKGTAEADSTRAQAEALAERAEALLKQRIIDQLPEIVRAAAEPLGAIQNMTVISSDGSGTNQLGENVAGQLATSTKIIKDLVGIDIADLINGKVVGEATGAAVAKGAATAPSPRRKNPES